A window from Nocardioides mesophilus encodes these proteins:
- a CDS encoding DUF3090 domain-containing protein, with the protein MASVIHSFDPPERFVAGTVGPPGQRTFFLQARSGNRVTSVALEKQQVLVLAERIEELLDELLRSTGGEPTIPAVSPVSLEDNAPLEQPIVEEFRAGTMTLSWDPGDERLVLEVFPYTEEGVAEPGTPEEEIDEPEPEEVLLVRLPAGLARAFSKRAQSVVSAGRQPCPFCGGPMDPAGHLCPRANGFRRTAG; encoded by the coding sequence ATGGCATCGGTGATCCACAGCTTCGACCCGCCCGAACGCTTCGTGGCGGGCACGGTCGGCCCTCCCGGGCAGCGCACCTTCTTCCTGCAGGCCCGCTCCGGCAACCGCGTGACCAGCGTGGCGCTGGAGAAGCAGCAGGTGCTGGTCCTGGCCGAGCGCATCGAGGAGCTGCTCGACGAGCTGCTGCGCAGCACCGGCGGCGAGCCGACCATCCCCGCGGTCTCCCCGGTCTCCCTGGAGGACAACGCCCCGCTCGAGCAGCCGATCGTCGAGGAGTTCCGCGCCGGCACCATGACGCTGTCGTGGGACCCGGGCGACGAGCGGCTGGTCCTCGAGGTCTTCCCCTACACCGAGGAGGGCGTCGCCGAGCCGGGCACGCCCGAGGAGGAGATCGACGAGCCGGAGCCCGAGGAGGTGCTGCTGGTCCGCCTGCCCGCCGGCCTGGCCCGGGCCTTCAGCAAGCGCGCCCAGAGCGTCGTCTCGGCCGGCCGGCAGCCGTGTCCGTTCTGCGGTGGTCCGATGGACCCGGCCGGCCACCTGTGCCCCCGCGCCAACGGCTTCCGCCGGACCGCCGGCTGA
- a CDS encoding histidine phosphatase family protein has protein sequence MATMILARHGRTTANATGVLAGRSKGVHLDDHGLEQARAVGVRLSGLPLAALVSSPLERCRETAREINAAQPARLRVSAERGLLECDYGSWTNRELKTLAKEKLWGTVQAHPSAAVFPDGEGMAEMSARAVAAVRRWDARVEAEHGPDAVWVAVSHGDVIKAILADALGAHLDEFQRIVVDPASLSVVRYTPHRPFVMATNTTSGDLAHLRPPKRKARRRALSSDAAVGGGAGADPAPRAEPATSGTP, from the coding sequence ATGGCAACGATGATCCTGGCCCGACACGGCCGCACCACCGCGAATGCGACCGGCGTGCTGGCCGGGCGCAGCAAGGGCGTGCACCTCGACGACCACGGCCTGGAGCAGGCACGTGCGGTGGGGGTGCGGCTCTCGGGGCTGCCGCTCGCCGCGCTCGTGAGCAGCCCGTTGGAGCGCTGCCGCGAGACGGCCCGGGAGATCAACGCCGCCCAGCCGGCCCGGCTGCGGGTGAGCGCCGAACGCGGACTGCTCGAGTGCGACTACGGCAGCTGGACCAACCGCGAGCTCAAGACCCTGGCCAAGGAGAAGCTCTGGGGCACGGTCCAGGCGCACCCGAGTGCCGCGGTCTTCCCCGACGGCGAGGGGATGGCGGAGATGTCGGCGCGCGCGGTGGCCGCCGTACGCCGCTGGGACGCCCGCGTGGAGGCCGAGCACGGACCGGACGCCGTCTGGGTGGCGGTCAGCCACGGCGACGTGATCAAGGCGATCCTCGCCGACGCTCTCGGCGCGCACCTCGACGAGTTCCAGCGGATCGTCGTGGACCCGGCATCGCTCTCCGTGGTCCGCTACACCCCGCACCGACCGTTCGTGATGGCCACCAACACCACCTCCGGCGACCTCGCGCACCTGCGGCCACCGAAGCGGAAGGCACGACGGCGGGCGCTCAGCAGCGACGCGGCGGTGGGCGGCGGTGCGGGTGCGGACCCCGCGCCCCGGGCGGAACCGGCCACTTCGGGCACCCCCTAG